The following DNA comes from Capsicum annuum cultivar UCD-10X-F1 chromosome 7, UCD10Xv1.1, whole genome shotgun sequence.
actcccgaatagtctcatttctaatcctatcacTCCTAGTAAGCCCGTACATTCAACGCAATATTTGCATTTTCATAGATTAGGTATCgaataatatttgatagatacGATAAAAtggacaaaaataacaaattatattaatttttcaaactgaaAAAGAACTAttgaatatctatttttagtattcttCTAATCTGCCTTAATCTTGGTGGACAGAGTTGTGTGGTACCCATCTTAATCTTGATGGACAAATATTTATGTAATCAGTCGAGATGCACTTAAACTAACACACTCAGGGATTAATTAACTGAATTCACTCATTTTATTTATTCCAATTCAAATAGATCGACCAAAATCTACATTGTTCGTTTATCTTATATGCCtatttccattatttcagatcgagatGAATGATAAGTCTGAGGCAACTATTCAAATTCTAAAGAATATGTTTTGAGCATGAATGGTTGGATAAATATCACGTGTAATTAGTTGAGTTGAATCAGATAATTAGATATATATCACATGTAATTAGTTGAGCCGACTCGAATACCATAcgattaaataaatatttcatgtAATTAATCAAGCTGACTCGAAATCACATGATTAGATAAATATCACGTGTAATTAATCGAGCTGACTTAGACACCACACGATTGGATAAATATCACGTACAGTTAATCGAGCTGACTCATACAACACACAATTAGGTAAATATCACGTGTAATTAATCGAGTCGACTCGAACACCACAAACTCTCTCTCTATATGCTTCCCCGTATCTCTCATTTCTCTCtgtcacacacaaaaaaagaaatcCCAAATATGCCTATCGACAAATTCGTCAAGATCTATGTCTCCAGTCGCCGTAAAATTAGATAAATATCTCGCATAATTAATCAAGTTGAATTAAACACCACGTTTATATCCTATATATGCTTCCTCATATCTCTCAGTTCTCTCTCTCACACACTAGATCAATCTCTCCCCATACAATAAGATAAATATCTCGTGTAATTGATCGAACTGATTCAAAAACACCACACAATTAGATAAATATCACGTGTAATTAATCGAGCTGACTTGACCATCGCTCGAAGCTCgagattttttttatcaaaacgAAGAAGGGCGAGGATGGCCGTGCATGTCTTTTTAACTATCATGGTATAATTATCGAGCTTTCCTTTTTATAGTGGCTTTCAGCTCCTCTCCTCGTTCCGCCCTTCTGGTGCCTCTACTCTACTATACTAGATAGACAAACCAGTCATCGATGACATAATACCTTCTCTGCTTGTCTAACTCAAATTAGATAGCAGAAATCACTCGAAATAAGCTTCTTGATTGATTCATTGcgctgcccccccccccccccccccttccctcGTAGAATTTGAACCTATTGAGGGGGCCTCGACTCAGGAATGGGAGAGTGACCGAGTGATCTTTCTCTGTATATACTTTtcgatattttttatttctatctctCTCACACACACGATCAATTTCCATCTACAACCACCCACCCACCCCCTCCTTATCTACAAATATGCTAAGATCTACGTCGCCGGTCTAAATAAATATCTCATGTAATTAATTAAGCCGACTCAAATACAACACAATTAgataaatatttgattgactctaaCACCACGACTATCTCTATATATGCTTCCCCATATCTCTCATttgtctctctctctcacacacacacacacacacacacacacacacacaatcaATATCCCTCACACCCAAATATGCCTATCGACAAATCCGCCAAGATCTACGTCGCCGGCCACCATGGTCTCGTCGGCTCCGCCGTCGTCCGCCACCTCACCAGGCTCGGCTTCACCAATCTCCTCCTCCGTTCCCATTCCGATCTCGATCTCACTAACCAACTCTCCGTTGACGAGTTTTTCTCCTCTCAAAAACCCGATTACGTCATCCTCGCCGCCGCAAAAGTCGGCGGAATTCACGCTAACAACACTTATCCAGCTGAATTCATAACTATAAACCTCCAAATCCAAACGAACGTCGTCGTTTCAGCGTTTAAGTACAAGGTACGTAAGTTGCTCTTCTTAGGTTCTTCGTGTATTTACCCTAAATTCGCGCCGCAACCGATCCCCGAAAGCGCGTTGTTAACTGGGGAATTAGAGGGGACTAATGAGTGGTATGCGATTGCGAAGATTGCTGGTGTAAAAATGTGTCAAGCGTATAAGTTGCAGTATAATTTCGATGCGATTTCGGCAATGCCGACGAATTTGTATGGTAGGAATGACAATTTTCATCCCGAGAATTCGCATGTTTTACCTGCATTGTTGCGTAGGTTTCACGAGGCGAAGGTGAATGGTTTTGATGAGGTGGTTGTGTGGGGGAGTGGTTCTCCGTTAAGGGAGTTTTTACACGTCGATGATTTAGCGGATGCGGTTGTGTTTTTGTTAGAGaattatagtgatttggaacATGTTAATGTGGGGAGTGGGAAGGAAGTGAGTATTAAGGAGTTAGCGGAGTTGGTGAAGGAAGTTGTGGGGTTTAAAGGGGAGTTGGTTTGGGATACGAGTAAGCCGGATGGGACACCGAGGAAGCTTATGGATAATTCGAAGATTGCTAGATTGGGTTGGACACCAAAGATATCGCTTCGAGATGGTCTTGTTGATACTTACAAATGGTATGTGGAGAATTATGGCAAACAATAGTTCAGGTGACTTTTGGATGTATCTTGATAtgagattgttgttgttattcatgTTTTCGGATTGTTCAAAGATTATAATaagcttgaattattgattctCTGATGTACTTATTTCGGAAACtatgtttttgttaattatttttgcCAAAGATCCAATTTTTAATGTTATTTGAGCAATGCCCACAAATTTATATGGTAGAAATGAGTCAAATGACAATTTCCACCTTGAAAACTCCCACTTTTTACCTGCATTGTTATGTAGATTTCACGTTGTTAAGGGAGTTTTTACACGTCGATGATTTAGCGGATGCAGTTGTGTTTCTGTTAGAGAATTATAGTGATTTGGAGCATGCTAATGTGGGGAATGGGAAGGAAGTGAGTATTAAGGAGTTGGCGGAGTTGGTGAAGGATGTTCTGGGGCTTAAATGGGAGTTGGTTCGAGATATGAGTAAGCCGGATGGGACACCGAGGAAGCTTATGGATAATTTGAAGATTACACCAAAGATTTCGCTCCGAGATGGTCTTGTTGATACGTACAAATGGTATGTGGAGAATTATGGAAAGCAATATTGCAGGTGACTTTTGTATGTTTACAAGATTAtgacattgttgttgttattcatgTTTTCGGATTGTTCAAAGATTATAATAAGCTTGAATTATTCTCTTTGTACTTATTTCAGATACTATGtttatgttaattatttttgccaaagattcaatttttaatgTTATTTGAGAAATGCCCACGAATTAATATGGTAGAAATGACAATTTCCACCTTGAGAATTCCCATGTTTTACCTGCATTGTTACGTAGATTTCACGAAGCGAAGGTTAATGATTTATATAAGGTTGTTGTATGGGGGAATGGTTCTCTGTTGAGGGAGATTTTTTCACGTCGATAATTTGGCGGTTGCAGTTGTGTTTTTGTTAGAGAATTACAGTGAGTAGGAGCATGTTAATGTGGGGAGTGGGAAGGAAGTGAGTATTAAAGAGTTGGCGGAGTTGGTGAAGGAAGTTGTGGGGTTTAAAGGGGAGTTGGTTTGGGATACGAGTAAGCCCGATGGGACACCGAGGAAGCTTATGGATAATTCGAAGATTTCTGGATTGGGTTGGACACCTAGAATTTCGCTTCGTGATGGTCTTGTTGTTACCTACAAATGGTATGTGGAGAATTATGGCAAGCAATAGTTCAGGTGACTTTTgtttatttacaagattatgagattgttattgttattcatgTCTTCGGATTGCTGAAAGATTATTATaagcttgaattattgattctCTGATGTACTGATTTTGGGTACCATGTTTATGTTAATTACTTTTgccaaagattcaatttttaatgTTATTTACGCAATGCCCACGAATTTATATGGTAGAAATGACAATTTCCACCTTGAGAATTCCCATGTTTTACCTGCATTGTTACGTAGATTTCACGAAGCGAAAGTTAATAAACTTGTTAATGTGGTTGTATGGGGGAGTGGTTCTCTGTTAAGGGAGTTTTTACACGTCGATGATTTGGCAGATGCGGTTGTGTTTTTGTTAGAGAATTATAGTGAGTTGGAGTATGTTAATGTGTGGAGTGGGAAGGAAGTGCGTATTAAGGAGTTGGAAGAGTTGGTGAATGAATTGTGGGGTTTAAAGGGGAGTTGGTTTGGGATACGAGTAAGCCGGATGGGACACCAAGGAAGCTTATGGATAATTCGAAGATTGCTGGATTTGGTTGGACACCAAAGATTTCGCTCCCAGATGGTCTTATTGATACCTACTAAATGTGGAGAAATATGGAAAGCAATAGTTCAGGTGATTTTTGAATGTTTACAAGATAATGAGATTGTTATTCTTGTTTGTATGACTGTTCAAAGATTGTAATAAGCTGAGTTGAATTATTGATTCTCTGTTGTATTGATTTTGGGTAATGTGTTTATGTTAATTATTGTTGCCAAAGATTCGATTTTTATTCGATGTGCCTCTCTCAACTATTCGTGTTTAATATTGCAATAGTTCATTGTGAAATTGTCTAAAAGCATGGATTTGTTTGTATTGAGTTTTACTTCTTGTTGGTGATACACTCGTTGACAATCTTGATAACGTTGTTGTGTGGGGAACTGATTCTTCGTTTAGGGAATTTTGCAAGTCGATGATTTAGCTGACACAATGGTGTTTTTGTTAGAGAATTATAGCTGATTTAGGACATGTTAATGTGGGGGGTGGGAAGGAAGTGTGTAATGTACTTACGAATTGAATGCGAATTCGGGCTAAATTTGTAGTTTAATTACTTCAATCACAATCACAGTTACAATTCAATTTGGAAAAAATATGAGTAACTGAATGATTAATACTCTGCTTCCGCCATTAATGGACttatgaggaagaagaaaaagaaaccgAGGGAAAGTGAGAATGTAGAGAGAGAATTTATTGGGGAAAGTACCAGATATTTGTCTAACTAACTCAATCCTCCGTTGACTAGGATATTTATTAGCTGTTGAGTTGTGGCTTTAATCTGGGCCGTTGATTACTTTTAATCTGGAACGTCATCCCAATCCTCCTGCCAGTTATGCCCACCTGCCCTCCACGTGAATTATTCTTAGCCACACCTGTGTACCCCACTTTACTCTTTTATTCCCCTTGTTCTCTATTATACTAAATCAGTACATATGATATTGCAACTCCAAAGTATTACAAAATGTTGTACTGATTTTGGGAACTGTGTTTATGTTACTTACATTGTTTTTCCTAAGATCCAATTTTTATTCAATCTGCCACTATCAAGAATTTGTATTCAATATTGCAATAGCTCATTGTGAAATGTCTGAAAGCATGGATTAGTTTGTATTGAGTTTTACTTCTGGTTGGTGATAAACTAGCTaacgacaacaacatacccattgtaATCCCTCAAGTGGGGTCttggagggtaagatgtatgcagaccttacccttTCCTTTGTaggatagagaggctgtttctgatagaccctcagctTAAGAGGGAAGTTATTCGTAGAAGGGTTGCAagaagataaaatgacaaaaaaatatcaagattCAAAGCAAAATGAAGGAATAAATAGTAGAAACACGGAAGAATACAAACCACACGATTACTAAATAGTATTACTAATAAAGAGAAGAGGATGCGGGGCAAGCCCCCTGCCTCTCCCACCTATTTGGGTACTATGTTATTATTTTTCCAAAGATCCAATTTTTGTTCCATACTGCAATAGTTCATTGTGATATGGCTAAACTAAAGGCATGGATTAGTTTGTATCGAGTTGTACTTCTGGTTGGTGATAAACTAGTTGAAAATGGTTGAAAGGGAGGACCTTTTTTCATCTCATTGAGAATGTAAATGGAGTAACTATTTAACAAAATAGGATTTTCTTTTGACCACTTATGGGGAATCCATCTCAATATTGAGATATTACTCCTAAAACTAATGATTTGCATCTTCAAACAGGCTTATGGtactctcttctcttttctttattttataatcaTGGTGTCCGCCCAATTTGCCTCGACTAGTTCCACGAGGTACTTGTTACCTCTCACCAGCAAAAGTACTGCTACTCCCTTCTGTTAGTCTTTGTAAGTCATGGAATTCAACATGTTATGTGCACTCATATCTGCTATAGTGAGAAAAAAATATCCACTTCCATACATTTTGTGTCACTTTTGTCCTGAAAGAAAATGATATAGAGGAACCATAAAGAATTCTGACACTGACACATGAAGTTTCCAGTAATTTAGCTCTTGGGATGTGGGGTTGCAAGCACTACCTGTTAATAGAGTGAATGGGTTTCTTCAGTGAGTCTAAAATCACAGCCGATGTCgtaattttaatttctgttcagatAGTCATGTCATCCTTCTGTTATAATGCCTTAGCGTAACTCCAGGAATTTTGGATGCTGAACATGCTCAAAAGATGCCTAACGCTTTGGGCGTTGATTATTTGACGTCGAATGACACGGTTCCTTGCTAAATGAAAATAAAGTTCCACTGCAACCAAGAAAAGAGAGATTACATCTTTGGCCAAATGCCAATCCTTctattttgaaagagaaaaagGGCAGAGGATGTGCAAAAAAAATCACTCCTAACTACTAATCAAGTGAAAGGAGTTCGCTTACCCAGTCCCCTTTCCCTCCATTGCTAGGAGCCTCGCCCTACAACTGCTAGTGGATCACCTTTTTCTTAAGAATGTCGCCATTTCATATATATGATAAAAGAGACAGGCTTGTTGTTACCGACCTTTCCTCGAGATAGCTGGGATCTACACTAATAACTCAAAACTTTACTTTCTACCTGGAATTTATAATTAACTACAACCTAAGTGTCATGTTAGATACTTACTATAGAATCATTATCATAAAGTGCTAGTGCTTTTTTttcatcaataatatattttactttcctcaaagaaaagaaaagaaaaagaaggaggagGTCTATAAAAGAACAAGGAAGAAAGAAGTATTATCATACGAAGTTAAGTAGTTGTGCTGGGATGTATACTACTATGCTGTGCTTAGGTTAGATCAGACAGACGATTGCATGCCAGTTCCAGCATATTGGTTGCCGGGCTAGACTTTTTATGTTTGATGCTATTCTGCCAAAGGTTCCTACTAGCCGATCTGCAGGGAGCTTATATGTATTGTATTTATGCTGCTGTCCAATTCCACAATCATCTTTTAGATTTGTGCTTTAGTGCTTGTTTTGACTCTTGATGTTACTGGGAAGAAGGGCATGAAACACAACTTTTCTGCAGAATTTCCATAGTTATAACACATCCTGATCCATTTATGAACATCTTtgcttgagctgagggtctatcggaaacaacctatCTATCTACCTTCACAAGTAGGGGTAAGGTCACGTACACAACACACCTTCCCCTGATCCCACTTGTGAGTTACACTGGGTATGTGTAGTTCATATAGTGGTCTCTCAAATGGACATATATTCAAACTATATATGCTGGTCCCACAAGATTTCTTGAACAAGAGTAGGTTATACTTCTAAGCTATAATTGTCCTCTCCAATATCTGTAGACTTGCTGGTTTTGAGGGCTATATCAATACAAAGAAGGCGGGAATGTAACAATTTCGATATGTGATGGATAAATATCCAAATTATTATTCATTCAACATCTAGACACtttcttttaatatataaaaCCAAAAATAAGAGAAGCTTAAAAATGCGCTGAAATCTTCACCTACAGACGGATATTGACAAAATGGGGGAAAATGCTGAATTTAATTTGTCTTGTGTACGTTTGTGCATTATAGGGAGAAAATATCCTCCCCCTAATCATTATGTGTCACTGTCGTGCAGACAGAAAACAAAAAAGGGAACCACAGAATTCTTTGACCATCGACACAGGAAGCTTCCAGAGATATGGCAATGCTTGTTGATTCATAATTTTAGTTTCTAACCTGATAACATTCTTTCCAA
Coding sequences within:
- the LOC124899987 gene encoding probable GDP-L-fucose synthase 1, with the translated sequence MVEMSQMTISTLKTPTFYLHCYVDFTLLREFLHVDDLADAVVFLLENYSDLEHANVGNGKEVSIKELAELVKDVLGLKWELVRDMSKPDGTPRKLMDNLKITPKISLRDGLVDTYKWYVENYGKQYCR
- the LOC107854238 gene encoding putative GDP-L-fucose synthase 2 encodes the protein MPIDKSAKIYVAGHHGLVGSAVVRHLTRLGFTNLLLRSHSDLDLTNQLSVDEFFSSQKPDYVILAAAKVGGIHANNTYPAEFITINLQIQTNVVVSAFKYKVRKLLFLGSSCIYPKFAPQPIPESALLTGELEGTNEWYAIAKIAGVKMCQAYKLQYNFDAISAMPTNLYGRNDNFHPENSHVLPALLRRFHEAKVNGFDEVVVWGSGSPLREFLHVDDLADAVVFLLENYSDLEHVNVGSGKEVSIKELAELVKEVVGFKGELVWDTSKPDGTPRKLMDNSKIARLGWTPKISLRDGLVDTYKWYVENYGKQ